The proteins below come from a single Cupriavidus pauculus genomic window:
- a CDS encoding LysR substrate-binding domain-containing protein, with the protein MRFDLVDLNLFTHIAEASSVTRGAERCHLSLPAASTRIKNLEEQIGVKLLSRSSQGVKVTPAGETLLAHARRVLRQIEQLSGDLQEFASGIKGHIRVFANTTAMSEFLPGVLRTYLVNHPNVTVDIRERLSPDVVRAVQEGMVDIGIAAGVMPNEGLEVMPYRVDRLVLATALSHPLAREKRVRFADTLEYDFVGLPEESAIHNFLKRAASDLQRTLHWRIQVSNFETAGRMIEANVGIGVLPESTARRHAQTMALSIVQLQDEWAERNLQICVADLDALPVFARKLVDLLVEDGMRGPA; encoded by the coding sequence ATGCGCTTCGATCTGGTGGATCTGAATCTGTTCACGCATATCGCGGAGGCCAGCAGCGTGACCCGCGGTGCAGAACGCTGCCATCTATCGCTGCCCGCCGCGAGCACCCGGATCAAGAACCTCGAGGAGCAGATCGGCGTCAAGCTGCTGAGCCGCAGCAGCCAGGGCGTCAAGGTCACGCCTGCCGGGGAAACGCTGCTGGCGCATGCGCGCCGCGTGTTGCGGCAGATCGAGCAGCTGAGCGGCGACCTCCAGGAATTCGCGTCGGGCATCAAAGGCCATATCCGCGTGTTCGCGAACACCACCGCGATGAGCGAGTTCCTGCCCGGCGTCCTGCGTACCTACCTCGTCAATCACCCGAACGTGACCGTCGATATCCGCGAGCGGCTGAGCCCCGACGTCGTGCGGGCCGTACAGGAAGGCATGGTCGATATCGGCATTGCGGCCGGTGTCATGCCGAACGAGGGGCTCGAGGTCATGCCATATCGCGTGGACCGGCTCGTGCTGGCCACAGCGCTGAGCCATCCGCTGGCACGCGAGAAACGCGTGCGGTTTGCCGATACGCTCGAATACGACTTCGTGGGCCTGCCCGAGGAAAGTGCGATTCACAATTTTCTGAAGCGCGCGGCCTCCGATTTGCAACGCACGCTGCATTGGCGCATTCAGGTCAGCAACTTCGAGACCGCGGGGCGCATGATCGAGGCCAATGTGGGGATCGGCGTGCTGCCGGAGAGCACCGCGCGGCGCCATGCGCAGACGATGGCCCTCAGCATCGTGCAGTTGCAGGACGAGTGGGCAGAGCGCAACCTGCAGATCTGCGTGGCCGATCTCGATGCGCTCCCGGTGTTCGCGCGCAAGCTCGTGGACCTGCTGGTCGAAGACGGGATGCGCGGTCCCGCCTAG
- a CDS encoding enoyl-CoA hydratase/isomerase family protein gives MAQANQDQTHDHKQDHNQHEPLQVAIDDGVATLTLNRPQQKNALDVAMRDALRETVYRIRADRGVRAVVLRGAGTDFCAGGDIRSMNVTAAGAGRDRLDDMHGWIAQLADLDRPVVAAVDGVAYGAGFSLALLADFIVASPRARFCMPFMKVGLVPDCGALYTLPRVVGMARARELVFSAREVGAEEALRLGVVLEISPQEALHTRADALARALGGASPTAFGLAKRAMLQSFDSDLRAMLELESLGQGIAFTTDYHREAVRRFKEKAPPLFQWPAPVAP, from the coding sequence ATGGCACAGGCAAACCAAGACCAGACGCACGACCACAAGCAAGACCACAATCAACATGAACCGTTGCAGGTGGCCATCGACGACGGCGTGGCAACCCTCACGCTGAACCGTCCGCAGCAGAAGAACGCACTCGATGTTGCCATGCGCGATGCATTACGCGAAACGGTGTACCGTATCCGCGCCGATCGCGGCGTCCGTGCCGTCGTGCTGCGCGGCGCGGGCACGGATTTCTGCGCCGGCGGCGATATCCGCTCCATGAATGTCACGGCCGCCGGTGCCGGCCGCGACCGGCTCGACGATATGCATGGCTGGATCGCGCAGCTTGCAGACCTCGACCGCCCCGTGGTCGCGGCCGTCGATGGCGTGGCCTATGGCGCCGGTTTCAGCCTCGCGCTGCTGGCCGACTTTATCGTCGCCTCTCCCCGCGCCCGGTTCTGCATGCCATTTATGAAAGTGGGACTGGTGCCGGACTGCGGTGCGCTATACACGCTGCCGCGCGTCGTCGGCATGGCCCGCGCGCGCGAACTCGTGTTCAGCGCGCGTGAGGTCGGCGCCGAGGAGGCGCTGCGGCTGGGCGTTGTCCTCGAGATCTCGCCACAGGAAGCCTTGCACACGCGCGCCGATGCCCTGGCACGCGCGCTCGGCGGGGCCTCGCCGACGGCCTTCGGCCTGGCCAAGCGCGCCATGCTGCAATCGTTCGACAGCGATCTGCGCGCGATGCTGGAACTGGAGTCACTGGGTCAGGGCATTGCCTTCACCACCGACTATCACCGCGAGGCCGTGCGGCGCTTCAAGGAGAAAGCGCCACCGCTGTTCCAATGGCCCGCGCCTGTGGCCCCCTAG
- a CDS encoding class I adenylate-forming enzyme family protein, translated as MHRISDIPRHRAARAPDDVAAFEGERTVTFAQLWDDIGHACQYLQAQGVGRGDRVMIVAENCLAVVTTIFALSELGAWPVVTNPRLTAREVEEIRAHCTPRLMLFTHAASPDALRHGLRYRAREIAPAGLGPVMAADPDLRSVAEPEALANEVAALIYTSGTTGQPKGVMVTHRGLLHYAGVTVENRRMHPGDCAYAVMPMSHIFGLATLLLATFQGGGSLYLVPRFNVADACAALQRDAISILQGVPAMFSRILAHLRKHGIERLASPRLRYLYTGGGPLEPTLKRNVEAMFGQPLHHGYGMTEYAGSLVITRMDRPRDDCAAGEVVEGAELRVVGPHGEPLPAGTPGELWVKGPGVMRGYYREPTQTAEALRPDGWLNTGDIGRIAPDGAVFIVGRTRDLIIRSGFNVYPIEVESVVNSHPSVRLSAVVGNATVDGNEEVIAFVELREGETFDEPALLAYLAERLSPYKRPARIVRVAAIPTTPSGKLHKHQLRTLVREMI; from the coding sequence ATGCATCGGATCAGCGACATCCCCCGCCATCGCGCCGCGCGCGCGCCGGACGATGTGGCCGCCTTCGAAGGCGAGCGCACGGTCACGTTCGCCCAGCTGTGGGACGACATCGGCCATGCGTGCCAGTATTTACAGGCGCAGGGCGTTGGCCGCGGCGATCGCGTGATGATCGTCGCGGAAAACTGCCTCGCCGTGGTGACCACGATCTTCGCGCTGTCCGAGCTCGGGGCCTGGCCCGTCGTGACCAACCCGCGTCTGACGGCACGCGAGGTCGAGGAGATTCGCGCGCATTGCACGCCGCGGCTGATGCTGTTCACGCATGCCGCCTCCCCCGATGCGTTACGCCACGGCCTGCGCTACCGCGCGCGCGAGATCGCGCCGGCGGGCCTCGGCCCCGTGATGGCCGCCGACCCCGATCTCCGCAGCGTGGCCGAGCCCGAAGCGCTGGCCAACGAAGTGGCCGCGTTGATCTATACGTCCGGCACGACCGGACAGCCCAAGGGCGTGATGGTCACGCATCGCGGGCTGCTCCACTATGCGGGTGTCACGGTGGAAAACCGCCGCATGCACCCTGGCGACTGCGCGTACGCGGTCATGCCGATGTCCCATATCTTCGGGCTGGCGACACTGCTGCTGGCGACGTTCCAGGGCGGCGGCAGTCTCTATCTCGTGCCGCGCTTCAATGTGGCCGACGCGTGCGCCGCGCTGCAACGCGACGCCATCTCGATCCTGCAGGGCGTACCCGCGATGTTCAGCCGCATCCTCGCGCATCTGCGCAAGCACGGCATCGAACGGCTCGCTTCGCCACGCCTCCGTTACCTCTATACCGGCGGCGGCCCGCTCGAGCCGACGCTCAAGCGCAATGTGGAGGCCATGTTCGGCCAGCCGCTGCACCATGGCTACGGCATGACCGAATATGCAGGCTCGCTTGTGATCACGCGTATGGATCGTCCGCGCGACGACTGCGCGGCGGGAGAAGTCGTCGAGGGCGCGGAACTGCGCGTGGTCGGCCCGCACGGGGAACCGCTGCCGGCGGGAACGCCCGGCGAACTATGGGTCAAGGGGCCGGGCGTGATGCGCGGCTATTACCGCGAGCCCACGCAGACGGCCGAGGCACTGCGGCCCGATGGCTGGCTCAATACCGGCGATATCGGCCGCATCGCCCCCGATGGCGCGGTGTTTATCGTTGGACGCACGCGCGATCTTATTATCCGGTCCGGATTCAATGTCTACCCGATCGAGGTGGAGTCGGTGGTCAATTCGCATCCTTCGGTGCGGCTGTCGGCCGTGGTGGGCAATGCCACCGTGGATGGCAACGAGGAAGTGATTGCGTTCGTGGAGTTACGCGAGGGCGAGACCTTCGATGAACCGGCGTTGCTCGCGTATCTGGCCGAGCGGCTATCGCCCTACAAGCGGCCCGCGCGCATCGTGCGCGTAGCGGCCATTCCCACGACGCCCAGCGGCAAGCTGCACAAGCACCAGCTGCGTACGCTCGTGCGCGAGATGATCTAG